The following coding sequences lie in one Vanessa atalanta chromosome 1, ilVanAtal1.2, whole genome shotgun sequence genomic window:
- the LOC125065552 gene encoding NADH dehydrogenase [ubiquinone] iron-sulfur protein 3, mitochondrial-like, which produces MYTALSKSLRTFMITSKRYFRTHNSLRNEEDTVKIDEKDNPFRLKPVEYESHTLRRHDNLKRQRLYEFGLYVAACMPKYVQKIQMQHTDELEILIAPEGFHPVLTFMAYHQHACFNQCSLATAVDVPCREYRFEVVYNLLSLRYGERVRVKTYTDELTPLHSAVSLWGNCNWLEREIYDMFGIVFTNHPDLRRILTDYGFQGHPLRKDFPLTGYIEVRYDDELKKIVYEPVEFAQEMRSYQLDSPWNHLRNFHEGVNCPESEKKT; this is translated from the coding sequence atgtataccGCATTATCAAAGTCGTTAAGAACATTCATGATCACTTCAAAGCGATATTTTCGTACACATAACAGCTTACGTAACGAAGAAGATACCGTGAAAATTGACGAGAAAGATAACCCCTTTCGTCTTAAGCCTGTCGAATATGAAAGCCATACCTTACGGAGACATGACAATTTAAAGCGGCAACGACTTTACGAATTCGGGTTATATGTCGCAGCATGCATGCCGAAATATGTACAAAAGATCCAAATGCAGCACACTGACGAGCTCGAAATTTTGATTGCCCCTGAAGGCTTTCATCCCGTTCTGACATTCATGGCTTATCACCAACATGCCTGCTTTAATCAATGCTCTTTGGCGACTGCGGTCGATGTGCCGTGCAGAGAATACAGATTCGAAGTTGTGTATAATCTCCTCAGCTTACGATACGGTGAACGAGTGAGAGTTAAAACTTATACGGACGAACTAACGCCTCTCCATTCGGCTGTCAGTTTATGGGGTAACTGCAATTGGCTAGAAAGAGAAATATATGATATGTTTGGAATTGTTTTCACAAATCATCCGGATCTGAGACGAATCTTAACTGACTACGGTTTTCAAGGACACCCGCTCAGAAAGGATTTTCCCCTAACAGGTTACATTGAAGTTAGATACgatgatgaattaaaaaagatagTATACGAACCGGTAGAATTTGCTCAGGAGATGCGTAGCTATCAACTGGATTCACCTTGGAATCACTTGCGGAATTTTCATGAAGGAGTCAATTGCCCTGAGTCAGAAAAGAAGACGTAA
- the LOC125066553 gene encoding succinate dehydrogenase [ubiquinone] cytochrome b small subunit, mitochondrial-like encodes MLFSTCVKRSALLSAVIRKQIIGLGPKRTGFFSCIPVIKNATTPSTLLSSNSIRSFNTTKMKLQEEKPHDHARLWVIEKGTSAILVALIPFGLLIPNRLFDSLLAILITAHTFWGMEAVMVEYVRVLLFGPLIPKIAIGFVYAMTVLMLGGLFYLIFNDIGLCRAFWRIWRNMRKPKDSFKRR; translated from the exons atGCTTTTTTCGACGTGCGTAAAGAGATCtg CATTGTTAAGTGCAGTTATACGAAAGCAAATAATAGGATTAGGACCGAAGAGAACTGGTTTCTTTTCTTGTATTCCAGTCATTAAAAATGCAACTACTCCGTCAACGTTGTTATCTTCAAATTCT attcgaTCGTTCAATACAACTAAGATGAAACTTCAGGAAGAAAAGCCTCACGATCATGCCCGGCTTTGGGTCATAGAGAAGGGAACATCAGCTATATTAGTCGCGCTAATACCATTCGGACTGCTAATTCCGAATAGACTCTTTGACTCACTACTAGCTATTCTTATAACGGCCCATACTTtttg GGGGATGGAAGCAGTTATGGTGGAATATGTACGGGTCCTGTTATTTGGACCCTTAATCCCGAAAATTGCTATCGGATTCGTATATGCGATGACAGTGTTAATGTTAGGAGGtcttttttatctcatttttaatgatatcggCTTATGCAGAGCGTTTTGGAGGATTTGGAGAAATATGAGAAAGCCGAAAGACTCGTTCAAGCGTCGTTAG